From the Haemophilus parainfluenzae genome, the window GTTGCGTATCTTCTCTCTTGTTAAAACAGGGGTAACACCAGAAGTGAACGCATTAGCAACGATTATGATCGTGCTTTCATTAGGATTAGTCATTTTAAGCCAATTAGTTACACGCAAAAATAATCATTAAACATTGATATAAAAAGGTTTCACAAATCTTTTAAGATCAAATAAAATACGCCTTGACGCACAATCAAGGCGTTTTTTTATACCTGCATTAATGCAGGTGGTTTTTTACCCCTCTTTTACGGAGAACAAAGAAAAATGAAAAAATTTGCAGGTTTGCTTACTGCCGGTTTAGTTGCCGCTACATTAACTGCTTGTAACGACAAAGAAGCCAAGTCTGATGCAACAAAAGCACAGGCTCCAGCAAATGATACTGTGTACTTATATACTTGGACTGAATACGTACCAGATGGTCTTTTAGATGACTTCACAAAAGAAACTGGTATCAAAGTTATCGTGGCAAGTCTTGAATCCAATGAGACGATGTATGCCAAAATGAAAACCCAAGGTGATGCGGGCGGTTATGATGTTATTGCACCATCTAACTACTTCGTATCTAAAATGGCACGCGAAGGCATGCTACAAGAATTAGATCACAGTAAATTACCTGTTATCAAAGAATTAGACCCTGATTGGCTCAACAAACCTTATGACAAAGGCAATAAATACTCGCTTCCTCAGTTGTTAGGTGCGCCAGGTATTGCATTTAATACCAATACTTATAAAGGTTCTGACTTCACTTCTTGGGGTGATTTCTGGAAACCTGAATATGCAAACAAAATCCAATTATTGGATGATGCGCGTGAAGTATTCAACATTGCATTATTAAAAATTGGTCAAGATCCAAACACCAAAGATCCAGCAATTATCAAGCAAGCTTATGAAGAGTTATTGAAATTACGTCCAAACGTACTTTCTTTCAATTCTGATAACCCTGCAAACTCTTTCATCTCTGGTGAAGTAGAATTAGGTCAGTTATGGAATGGTTCTGTACGTATCGCGAAAAAAGAACAAGCGCCATTAAATATGGTATTCCCAAAAGAAGGTCCTGTTCTTTGGGTTGATACTTTAGCGATTCCTAAAACCTCTAAAAACCCAGATGGTGCACACAAGTTAATTAACTACTTGTTAGGTGCAAAAGCAGCGGAGAAATTGACTTTAGCGATCGGTTACCCAACAGCTAACCTTGAAGCGAAAAAAGTCCTTCCAAAAGAAATTACAGAAGATCCATCTATTTATCCACCAGCAGAAATTCTTCAAAAAAGCTACTGGCAAGATGATGTAGGTGATGCAATCCAATACTATGAACAGTATTACCAAGAGTTAAAAGCAGCAAAATAATGTGCTTTTAAGTGATAACAAAAAGTGCGGTCAAATTTGACCGCACTTTTTTATATTTACCATTTTCGAAGAAACTATTTATAGCGTTTTTTTGATGCGTTTTTATCTTGCTCTTGTAAACGTTCAAGTTTTTCTTTAATTTGAATTTCCATCCCTCGATTAGTTGGGAAATAATACTGGGTATCTTTCAGTTCCGGTGGAAAGTAATTTTCTCCTGCGGCATAAGCATTTGGCTCATCATGTGCATAACGATATTCAGCACCATAGCCTAATTCTTTCATTAAAGCCGTTGGCGCATTACGTAAATGAGGCGGTACATCAAAATCAGGAAAATCTTTTGCATGTTGTTTGGCTGCATTAAATGCGTTGTAAACGGCATTACTTTTCGGTGCTACGGCTAAATAAATAATAGCTTGCGCAATAGCTCGCTCTCCTTCATAAGCGCCCACTCTCGTAAAACAATCCCAAGCCGCTAGAGCCACTTGCATTGCTCTAGGATCCGCATTACCCACATCTTCTGAAGCTATCGCTAATAAACGTCGAGCAACATAAAGAGGATCGCCGCCTGCAGTGATAATTCGCGCATACCAGTAAAGCGCAGCATCTGCTGCGGAGCCTCGAATGGATTTATGTAAAGCGGAAATCAAATCATAGAAGCGATCACCTTGTTTATCAAAACGCGCTTGTCGTTCACCTAATACTTCTTTCAACAAAGTGCGGTCTAATTTTTTACCGTTTTCTGTTTCAGGAGCCATATCCACCATCAATTCAAGGCAGTTTAAAGCCAGGCGAGCATCACCATTCACATATTCGGCTAATACTTGTAGTAAATTCTCTTCTAAAACTAACCGCTCTTTACCTAATCCTCGCTCAGGATCAGAAATCGCCTGTTTTAGAACTTGTTCGATTTCAGTAACTGTCAATGACTTGAGTAGATAAACTCTCGCACGAGAAAGCAATGCATTATTTAATTCAAAGGAAGGATTTTCCGTTGTCGCACCAATAAAAATAATCGTCCCATCTTCAATATGGGGTAAAAACGCATCTTGTTGGCTTTTATTAAAGCGATGCACTTCATCCACAAATAAAATCGTTTGGCGATCTGCAAGTCGATTTTGTTTCGCACGCTCAATTGATTCTCGAATTTCTTTCACGCCGCTTGTTACCGCGGAAATTCGTTCAACTTCTGCATTGATACGATGAGCAATAATTTCCGCCAGTGTTGTTTTACCTGTACCCGGCGGCCCCCACAGAATCATAGAATGAACATGCCCTGCTTGAATTGCTTTACGAAGCGGCTTTCCTTCCCCAATTAAATGCGTCTGCCCATAATATTGCTCCAAATTAGTTGGACGCATACGGGCAGCTAAAGGGCGAAAGTCATTTTCAGCAAAATCAAAATTAAGATTAGACATATTCTTTCCTTAATAAGCAAAAGGTGTGAAGATTATCATTCACACCTTATGGATTATTTTTTACCTTTACGT encodes:
- a CDS encoding extracellular solute-binding protein — its product is MKKFAGLLTAGLVAATLTACNDKEAKSDATKAQAPANDTVYLYTWTEYVPDGLLDDFTKETGIKVIVASLESNETMYAKMKTQGDAGGYDVIAPSNYFVSKMAREGMLQELDHSKLPVIKELDPDWLNKPYDKGNKYSLPQLLGAPGIAFNTNTYKGSDFTSWGDFWKPEYANKIQLLDDAREVFNIALLKIGQDPNTKDPAIIKQAYEELLKLRPNVLSFNSDNPANSFISGEVELGQLWNGSVRIAKKEQAPLNMVFPKEGPVLWVDTLAIPKTSKNPDGAHKLINYLLGAKAAEKLTLAIGYPTANLEAKKVLPKEITEDPSIYPPAEILQKSYWQDDVGDAIQYYEQYYQELKAAK
- a CDS encoding replication-associated recombination protein A; the protein is MSNLNFDFAENDFRPLAARMRPTNLEQYYGQTHLIGEGKPLRKAIQAGHVHSMILWGPPGTGKTTLAEIIAHRINAEVERISAVTSGVKEIRESIERAKQNRLADRQTILFVDEVHRFNKSQQDAFLPHIEDGTIIFIGATTENPSFELNNALLSRARVYLLKSLTVTEIEQVLKQAISDPERGLGKERLVLEENLLQVLAEYVNGDARLALNCLELMVDMAPETENGKKLDRTLLKEVLGERQARFDKQGDRFYDLISALHKSIRGSAADAALYWYARIITAGGDPLYVARRLLAIASEDVGNADPRAMQVALAAWDCFTRVGAYEGERAIAQAIIYLAVAPKSNAVYNAFNAAKQHAKDFPDFDVPPHLRNAPTALMKELGYGAEYRYAHDEPNAYAAGENYFPPELKDTQYYFPTNRGMEIQIKEKLERLQEQDKNASKKRYK